In Mycobacterium gallinarum, a single window of DNA contains:
- a CDS encoding acyl-CoA dehydrogenase family protein, translating to MLLEFDADQRLWQETVRDAVTKACPASLVRGIAENGEDPMPLWKTYVDAGWTELNDPENAVELAIVAEELGRATDPTPFLATLTQFAPLAGDRFDPQLAGTAVYSGVTAHRDAQGWVLNGTAHHVLDGDRAEKLAVVTGAGVFVVDAGEAATRRSDVFDPVLHVAEVTFAGTHVPDTDRVPVDTEKARHVALTGMAITTVGACQRILDLVLEHVKQRQQFGVAIGTFQAVQHKAVDMHVATERARALSYFAALTIAADDPRRRLAAAMAKASAGEAQALVFRHGLQLFGAMGFTWENDLQFALKRAKAGELLLGGAAEHRAVIAAEYRIS from the coding sequence GTGTTACTGGAATTCGACGCCGATCAGCGGCTGTGGCAGGAGACCGTGCGGGACGCGGTCACCAAGGCTTGCCCGGCGTCCCTCGTTCGCGGAATCGCCGAGAACGGCGAAGACCCCATGCCGCTGTGGAAGACCTACGTCGACGCGGGCTGGACCGAGCTCAACGATCCGGAGAACGCCGTCGAACTCGCGATCGTGGCCGAGGAATTGGGCCGCGCCACCGATCCGACCCCGTTCCTGGCGACATTGACCCAGTTCGCGCCCCTCGCCGGTGACCGGTTCGATCCGCAGCTGGCCGGCACGGCCGTGTACAGCGGGGTGACCGCTCATCGCGACGCCCAGGGCTGGGTCCTGAATGGAACGGCGCATCACGTACTCGACGGTGACCGCGCCGAGAAGCTCGCAGTGGTCACCGGGGCCGGGGTCTTCGTCGTCGACGCCGGCGAGGCCGCCACCCGGCGCAGCGACGTCTTCGATCCGGTGCTGCACGTAGCGGAGGTCACCTTCGCCGGTACGCACGTGCCCGACACCGACCGCGTCCCCGTCGACACCGAAAAGGCCCGGCACGTGGCCCTCACCGGCATGGCCATCACGACGGTCGGCGCCTGCCAACGCATCCTCGATCTGGTGCTCGAGCACGTGAAGCAGCGTCAGCAGTTCGGTGTGGCGATCGGAACCTTTCAGGCCGTGCAGCACAAGGCTGTCGACATGCACGTCGCGACCGAGCGTGCCCGCGCGCTGTCCTACTTCGCCGCCTTGACCATCGCAGCCGACGACCCTCGACGCCGGCTTGCGGCGGCGATGGCCAAGGCATCGGCGGGGGAGGCTCAGGCATTGGTGTTTCGCCACGGCCTGCAGCTGTTCGGCGCCATGGGATTCACGTGGGAGAACGACCTGCAGTTCGCGCTGAAGCGAGCCAAGGCCGGTGAACTACTGCTGGGCGGGGCGGCGGAGCATCGTGCGGTGATCGCCGCGGAATACAGGATTTCCTAA